CATACAAAAAACGCCATCCTTTCCTATAATTCTAAAGAAAGAATAGCGTATTCTTTTCAAAAATGATTTCTTTTATTGAGAAAATTTGATTCTATATTATACATAAAAGGGCAACCAGTGCTAAAACAGCTGGAAGTCCTTGTTTCACAATAATTGATTTATTAGATGTGAAACCTCCGAAAATAGCTGCTATCACCACACAAATCACGAAAAATAATTGGACCATATAACCAATTGGATTGAGCCCAAGTACAAGTCCCCAAATGAGACCAGCCGCTAAAAACCCATTATATAAACCTTGGTTTGCAAACATAATGGCTACGTTTCGATCTCCTTCTAAATGCTTCGGTAATTTGAAAGCACGTTTTGCTACTTTTGAATCAATAAAAAACATTTCAAGGATCATGATAAACAAATGTTCTAATGCTACGATCCCGACTAAAATAGCTGCGATTATTTCCACACTATTCTGCCCCCTACACTCTCTATTCTTTAATATTCTCCACATTTTTTTGCATCTGTAATAGAACATGAATAAGTATTTTGCGTTCTTCTCCACTGATATTTACGAACATTTCCTTCATAAAATGTTCCTTTTCTTTCTTGTCAAAACATTAATTGATATATCAATTATTGATACATCAATTAATATACACCTCTCTTTTTATTTTTGCAAGTTTTTTTGCTCAATTGGTTTTATTTTGTTCCAGCAACTTTAAACCAATTCAAAACATCAGTTTGCATTTCTAGAAATCATAATTACTTTAAGTTCATTCTAACAATCATATTTAACTAAATATATAAAAGAATTGAGTTATATCTCCATCAATTTATAAAAATTAATTTTTCTAAAAACAGATACTTTACGTTTTTTATAGTAATAAAAATCAT
This genomic interval from Bacillus thuringiensis contains the following:
- a CDS encoding DUF1304 domain-containing protein, yielding MEIIAAILVGIVALEHLFIMILEMFFIDSKVAKRAFKLPKHLEGDRNVAIMFANQGLYNGFLAAGLIWGLVLGLNPIGYMVQLFFVICVVIAAIFGGFTSNKSIIVKQGLPAVLALVALLCII